DNA sequence from the Deinococcus depolymerans genome:
GGCGCGGCGCTGCTGTCACAGGTCACGGCGACCGTCACGCAGGTCATGCAGGGCGTCGCCGCCGATCACTACACCCTGCACGTGAACCAGCGCCTGATGCGCCGCATGACCGAATTGCAGGGCCTGGACGTGCTGGAAGACCCGCAGTTCCACGACGACATCGAGGTGCTTCAGGGCGGCGCGAGTCACCGCCCGCTGAACCTGCTGTCCACGCTGGTGTACGCACTGCGCGGCGTGGTGGCGGCCGTCAGCGTGGCGGCCACGCTGCTGCTGGTCGGGTGGTGGGTGCCGCTGGTGGTCGTGGCGGGCCTGCTGCCGCTGCTGTCCCGGCAGATGGCGTTCTACCGGCTGGGCTGGAGCCTGTTCATCCAGAACACCCCCGAGGCGCGCGAAGTGAACTACCTGTCCCGCGTGGCCCTGCGCCACGAGTACGCCAAGGAGGTCCGCCTGTACGGCCTCGCCCCGCACCTGCAACGCGAGGCGTTGACCCGCACCCGCGCGTACCAGGACACCCTGCGCGCCCAGCGCACCCGCGGCCTGCTGGCCCTGCTGCCCTTCGAGGCGCTGTCGCTGCTCGTCACCGGGGGCCTGTTCGCGTTCGTGGTCGCGCAGGCACAGGCCGGGCGGGTCGGGGCGGGCAGCGTGGCGCTGGTGATCACGGCGCTGGCCGCCCTGCGCCAGGAACTGAGCCGCCTGACCGAACTGAGCAGCAACGGCACGCAGCACCTGAACTGGTTCGCCAAACTGCACGCCTTCCTGAACGCGCCCGGCGGCGTGCAGAGCCCCGCGCAGCCGCGCTCGCTGCCCGCCGACAGCGCCATCACCCTGGAGAACGTCAGCTTCGCGTACCGCGACCAGCCGCCCACACTGCGGGACGTGACCCTGACCATCCCCGCCGGGCAGACCGTCGCCATCGTCGGCGAGAACGGTGCGGGCAAGAGCACCCTGATCAAACTGCTCCTGCGCTACTACGACCCCACCGCCGGTCGCATCCTGATCGGCACGGGCGCGGCGCAGACCGACCTGCGCGACCTCGACCTGAACGACTGGCGCGCGGGCGTCGCCGCCGTCTTCCAGGATTTCGCCCGCTTCGAATGGACGCTGCGCGAGAACATCCTCCTCGGGCAGCCGCAGGACGACGCCCGCCTGAATGCCGCCGTGCAGGGCAGCGGCCTGAACACCGTCCTGACGGGCACCCACACGCTCGACACCCGCCTGGGGCAGGCGTTCGGCGGCGCGGACCTCTCCGGCGGTCAGTGGCAGAAACTCGCCACCGCCCGCGCCCTGTACCGAGGCGCCCGCGTGCTGATCCTCGACGAACCCACCGCCGCCCTCGACCCCCGCAGCGAGGCCGAGGTGTTCGACACCTTCGCCGCCCTGGCACGCGGCCGCACCACCCTGCTCGTCACGCACCGCCTCGGCAGCGTCCTGATGGCCGACCGGGTCCTCGTCATGAAAGCCGGACAGATCATCGAGGACGGCACCCACGCCGCCCTCCTCGCGCGCGGCGGCGAGTACGCCGACCTGTGGGCCCTCCAGGCCCGCCAGTACGAGGAACAGGCAGAAGAGGACCAGACAGAACCCGTCCTGGCCTGACGGTCAGGGCAGTGATACACCCATC
Encoded proteins:
- a CDS encoding ABC transporter ATP-binding protein; the encoded protein is MTQPSLPARDLWRTLRLTLPDLWRAQPPVTAGLFLSGAAQGALPAVTILIGKWTVDGVSGLLAGQSVNLPALAVAWVGAALLSQVTATVTQVMQGVAADHYTLHVNQRLMRRMTELQGLDVLEDPQFHDDIEVLQGGASHRPLNLLSTLVYALRGVVAAVSVAATLLLVGWWVPLVVVAGLLPLLSRQMAFYRLGWSLFIQNTPEAREVNYLSRVALRHEYAKEVRLYGLAPHLQREALTRTRAYQDTLRAQRTRGLLALLPFEALSLLVTGGLFAFVVAQAQAGRVGAGSVALVITALAALRQELSRLTELSSNGTQHLNWFAKLHAFLNAPGGVQSPAQPRSLPADSAITLENVSFAYRDQPPTLRDVTLTIPAGQTVAIVGENGAGKSTLIKLLLRYYDPTAGRILIGTGAAQTDLRDLDLNDWRAGVAAVFQDFARFEWTLRENILLGQPQDDARLNAAVQGSGLNTVLTGTHTLDTRLGQAFGGADLSGGQWQKLATARALYRGARVLILDEPTAALDPRSEAEVFDTFAALARGRTTLLVTHRLGSVLMADRVLVMKAGQIIEDGTHAALLARGGEYADLWALQARQYEEQAEEDQTEPVLA